One genomic region from Candidatus Scalindua japonica encodes:
- a CDS encoding ferritin-like domain-containing protein yields the protein MYEKSIKPLNQALAEELSGVHQYMYFHFHCSDQGFDLLANLFRKIAIEEMMHIERLAERILFLKGDVEMQPSTSTEKIHIVKDMLTGAKSMEENSAILYNKLAMECGSNADSVSRKLFEELVIDEENHYGQFDTELQNINKFGEQYLALQSIERSKVLSKQAGVNPATPP from the coding sequence ATGTATGAAAAAAGTATAAAACCGCTAAACCAGGCTTTAGCTGAAGAGTTAAGCGGGGTTCATCAATATATGTATTTCCACTTTCATTGTAGTGATCAGGGATTTGACCTGCTGGCTAACCTTTTCAGAAAAATAGCAATAGAAGAGATGATGCATATTGAACGGCTTGCTGAAAGAATTTTATTTCTGAAAGGTGATGTAGAAATGCAGCCATCAACCAGCACAGAAAAGATCCACATAGTAAAAGATATGCTGACAGGGGCGAAATCGATGGAAGAAAACAGCGCCATACTCTACAATAAGCTTGCAATGGAATGTGGCTCAAATGCGGATTCTGTTTCACGAAAACTTTTTGAAGAGCTTGTCATAGACGAAGAGAACCACTATGGACAATTTGACACAGAGCTACAGAATATAAACAAATTTGGTGAGCAATACCTTGCATTACAATCTATTGAGAGAAGTAAAGTGCTGTCAAAGCAAGCAGGTGTCAACCCGGCAACTCCACCCTGA
- the hpt gene encoding hypoxanthine phosphoribosyltransferase — MKNDIDEVLISETELKNRVSALAQKLITDYWHKNLTIIGVLNGSLIFLSDLIRQMPFSLKIDTVRANTYTGASTFPNPETEIINNVNVNIKGEHVLVVDDILDTGKTLSEIVRVITKHNPLSIKVCVLLNKTARRAIDIVPDYCCFEIEDKFVVGYGLDFDNRYRNLPFIAVLREDIYHSCL, encoded by the coding sequence ATGAAAAACGATATTGACGAGGTCTTAATCTCTGAAACTGAATTAAAAAACAGGGTTAGTGCGCTCGCACAAAAACTTATTACAGATTACTGGCATAAAAATCTTACCATCATCGGTGTTTTAAATGGCAGTCTCATTTTTCTTTCCGACTTAATCCGGCAGATGCCTTTTTCCCTCAAGATAGATACTGTCAGGGCAAACACTTATACAGGTGCTTCAACTTTCCCCAATCCGGAGACAGAAATTATTAACAATGTTAATGTAAATATTAAGGGGGAACATGTACTTGTCGTGGATGACATACTGGATACAGGGAAGACTCTTTCTGAAATTGTCCGGGTTATTACTAAACATAATCCCTTATCAATAAAGGTGTGTGTGCTCCTTAATAAAACGGCAAGGAGGGCGATAGATATTGTTCCTGATTATTGTTGTTTTGAGATTGAGGATAAATTTGTAGTTGGTTACGGCCTGGATTTTGATAACAGGTACAGGAACTTGCCTTTTATTGCTGTTTTGAGAGAAGATATCTATCATTCCTGTTTATAA
- a CDS encoding TrkH family potassium uptake protein, with product MFRRAFKNFSAKPGVTLGLSFFTFIVIGTILLMLPVATVNGKGTSLVDALFTSTSALCVTGLTVHDTSLFFSRFGHIVIIILIQLGGLGLMTSYAFFSIVIGKKLLMSQQVKMKGVLNAENGEIKKIIIFIIISTFVFEAIGAVVLVAHWSHQTVDDYIFISIFHSISAFCNAGFSLFSNSLIGYSNDLVVNITIGFLVVSGGLGFVVLSNLLDYFSFFNKKDKKKRVNLHTKIVLTMTVILIIVGAILYYIFEYNNSLELFSVRDKISVSFFQSITTRTAGFTMVDIGSLATPTFLYFIFFMFIGGASGSAAGGIKVGTFFLIIAVVYNMFRGREEVEVFDRTIHRRTVQKAVSIATLSLLTILLFCLMLLYTEDAPFHAVVFEAFSAFGTVGLSTGLSADLSVIGKVLVSLLIFIGRIGPLTLAFILGQEIAERKIRFPEERIIVG from the coding sequence ATGTTTAGAAGAGCATTTAAAAATTTCAGCGCAAAACCGGGAGTAACACTTGGTCTGAGTTTTTTTACCTTTATTGTTATTGGCACTATTTTACTAATGCTGCCGGTGGCAACTGTCAATGGTAAAGGTACGTCATTAGTAGACGCCTTGTTTACTTCCACATCTGCGCTCTGTGTCACCGGACTTACCGTCCATGATACTTCTCTCTTTTTTTCACGTTTTGGCCATATTGTTATCATAATCCTTATACAACTTGGTGGACTTGGGTTAATGACATCATATGCTTTTTTCAGTATTGTAATTGGTAAAAAACTCCTTATGTCTCAACAGGTTAAAATGAAGGGCGTACTTAATGCAGAAAATGGAGAAATTAAGAAAATAATTATCTTTATAATAATTTCGACATTTGTTTTTGAGGCTATTGGGGCTGTTGTATTAGTTGCTCATTGGTCTCACCAAACAGTCGATGATTATATATTTATATCTATATTTCATTCAATCAGTGCATTCTGCAATGCGGGGTTTTCGCTTTTCAGTAATAGCTTGATCGGCTACAGTAATGATTTAGTTGTAAACATAACTATTGGGTTTCTTGTCGTATCAGGGGGTCTGGGTTTTGTTGTATTATCCAACCTTCTAGACTATTTTTCATTTTTTAATAAAAAAGATAAAAAAAAGAGGGTAAATTTACATACGAAGATAGTGTTGACGATGACGGTGATTTTAATTATAGTGGGGGCAATACTTTACTACATATTTGAGTATAATAACTCACTAGAACTATTTTCAGTCAGGGACAAAATATCTGTCTCTTTTTTCCAATCTATAACGACCAGGACCGCAGGATTTACGATGGTTGATATAGGCAGCCTTGCAACACCTACTTTTTTATACTTTATTTTTTTTATGTTTATTGGTGGTGCGTCCGGTTCTGCTGCGGGAGGCATCAAAGTAGGTACTTTTTTTCTTATTATAGCAGTGGTTTACAATATGTTCCGAGGAAGGGAAGAGGTAGAAGTTTTTGATCGAACAATTCACCGACGAACAGTACAAAAAGCTGTTTCTATCGCAACACTCTCTTTATTAACAATATTACTGTTTTGCCTGATGTTACTATACACAGAGGATGCTCCTTTCCATGCAGTTGTCTTTGAAGCATTTTCAGCATTTGGGACTGTTGGTCTCAGTACCGGACTAAGCGCTGATTTATCAGTAATTGGAAAGGTTTTAGTGAGCTTATTAATATTTATCGGAAGAATAGGGCCGTTGACTCTCGCGTTTATTCTTGGTCAAGAGATTGCTGAAAGGAAAATCCGTTTCCCGGAAGAGAGAATAATAGTGGGTTGA
- a CDS encoding potassium channel family protein has product MRQFAVIGLGRFGFKIAEVLAAKGAQVMALDKDICLIDKARDVVAEAVQLECTDEQALMQSGVQGVDVAVVSIGEDVESSILTTAILKNLGIKEIVARAGTRLHAQILKEVGATRVVFPEEDMGLRVANSIFAPGVLDYVELGADYNLAEIEIKGGFIGKSFGELGLKSRYGVNVIMIMKNIEGEAGEDGESTEKHIKELPTPEYVLGAKDILVVVGDSKDIEVLEKHIK; this is encoded by the coding sequence ATGAGACAGTTTGCAGTAATCGGTTTAGGAAGGTTTGGTTTCAAGATTGCCGAAGTTCTGGCTGCCAAGGGGGCACAGGTCATGGCTTTAGACAAAGATATTTGTTTGATTGATAAGGCCAGGGATGTTGTTGCCGAGGCGGTGCAATTAGAGTGCACTGATGAACAAGCGTTAATGCAGAGTGGTGTTCAGGGTGTTGATGTTGCCGTTGTGAGTATTGGAGAAGATGTTGAATCCAGTATATTAACCACCGCAATCTTAAAAAATCTTGGTATTAAAGAGATTGTTGCGAGAGCGGGTACAAGGTTACATGCGCAAATACTGAAGGAGGTGGGCGCGACAAGAGTGGTTTTTCCCGAAGAAGACATGGGGCTTCGGGTTGCTAACAGTATTTTTGCACCTGGGGTCCTGGATTATGTTGAATTAGGCGCTGACTATAATCTTGCCGAGATAGAGATAAAGGGTGGTTTTATAGGAAAGTCTTTTGGGGAGCTCGGTCTTAAATCGAGATACGGTGTTAATGTAATTATGATCATGAAAAACATAGAAGGGGAGGCTGGTGAAGACGGCGAATCTACCGAGAAACATATTAAGGAGCTGCCAACTCCAGAATACGTGTTAGGCGCTAAAGATATTCTGGTTGTTGTTGGCGATAGTAAGGATATAGAAGTTCTGGAAAAACATATAAAATAG
- a CDS encoding ParA family protein yields the protein MRTIALINQKGGVGKTTTAVNLSACLASLGKRVVLIDLDPQGNSSSWLGIDINHLNKSMVNVFQDELPISEILHDTCVKDMWIAPSNVTLASVERTLANKLENDTILKKSIDLLKDHYLYGNCRSEYVILDCPPSLGLLTVNALSAVREVFIPLETKVMALNGLVTLINTVNLVKDTLNPLLEVTGIIACMFDKRTNLSNKVVETIKDKFHDKLFKSIIRENTQLAECPISGQPITLYAPESRGTQDYMDLAREVISSTGEIHLSNYTTEGEREVARHYHDGEDCINT from the coding sequence TTGAGAACTATAGCATTAATAAATCAAAAGGGCGGTGTGGGTAAAACAACTACGGCTGTTAATTTAAGCGCCTGTCTCGCATCACTGGGCAAAAGGGTAGTGTTGATAGATCTTGATCCACAGGGTAATTCAAGTTCATGGCTGGGAATAGATATTAATCATCTGAATAAATCGATGGTTAATGTATTTCAAGATGAGCTGCCGATAAGTGAAATCTTACACGATACATGTGTGAAAGATATGTGGATTGCCCCGTCAAACGTTACATTGGCATCTGTTGAACGAACGTTAGCAAACAAACTTGAAAATGATACTATATTGAAAAAAAGCATTGATCTTTTGAAAGATCACTATTTATATGGTAATTGCCGTTCAGAATATGTCATTCTGGACTGCCCTCCATCGCTTGGGTTACTTACTGTTAACGCGTTGTCAGCCGTCAGGGAAGTGTTTATTCCTCTGGAAACAAAGGTGATGGCGCTCAATGGCCTGGTTACTTTGATTAATACGGTAAATCTTGTCAAGGATACGCTCAATCCTCTCCTCGAAGTCACAGGGATTATTGCCTGTATGTTTGATAAAAGAACAAACTTGAGCAATAAGGTGGTAGAGACGATTAAGGACAAGTTTCATGACAAGCTGTTCAAGTCTATTATCAGGGAAAACACTCAACTGGCGGAGTGCCCTATCTCCGGACAGCCTATTACCCTGTACGCTCCGGAGAGTCGCGGCACACAGGACTATATGGATCTGGCCAGAGAAGTTATCAGCAGTACAGGAGAGATTCATCTCAGTAACTATACAACCGAGGGGGAGAGAGAGGTTGCTCGACATTATCACGATGGCGAAGATTGTATAAATACATAA
- a CDS encoding threonine aldolase family protein produces the protein MYKYIMRIVDLRSDTVTTPTLKMRQAMKDAEVGDDGFGDDPTTNRLEKIASDRAGKEDAIFVPSGIMGNLISIMVLTKPGDGVICDRLAHINTMVAGSTAALTGTTICPLDVNESGHFNLNLRTVQTNIICYKFELPELNCKDFVDSVAGKGVRAVHLYGNCGRMVTHKDLNESDIAYVLEVFKDTVSEY, from the coding sequence TTGTATAAATACATAATGAGGATTGTCGACTTACGAAGTGATACGGTTACTACTCCAACATTAAAGATGCGTCAGGCCATGAAGGACGCGGAGGTGGGTGATGATGGGTTCGGTGACGATCCCACCACAAACAGGCTTGAAAAAATAGCGTCTGACCGTGCTGGAAAGGAAGACGCTATTTTTGTTCCCAGTGGTATAATGGGGAATTTGATATCAATAATGGTGCTTACAAAGCCGGGTGACGGTGTGATATGTGACCGGCTTGCGCACATAAATACGATGGTTGCCGGGAGTACTGCGGCTCTGACGGGAACAACAATATGCCCTTTAGATGTGAATGAATCAGGCCATTTTAACCTTAACCTGAGAACAGTACAGACAAATATTATATGTTACAAATTTGAATTACCAGAACTGAATTGTAAGGATTTTGTGGATAGTGTTGCCGGAAAGGGTGTTCGCGCTGTCCATCTATATGGGAATTGTGGAAGAATGGTTACTCATAAGGACCTGAACGAATCCGACATTGCTTATGTACTGGAAGTTTTTAAGGATACAGTGTCAGAATACTGA
- a CDS encoding NADH-quinone oxidoreductase subunit A yields the protein MLVSYIPILILLLVVMGFAISNIIISAAVGRQKPSAEKLSTYECGIEPTGTARERFSVKFYLIAMMFVVFDIEVVFLYPWAVAFKSLKLFGLIEMGIFILILLFCYVYIWKRGALEWE from the coding sequence ATGTTAGTAAGTTACATTCCAATTCTGATTCTACTTCTGGTAGTAATGGGTTTTGCCATTTCTAACATCATCATTTCTGCAGCGGTCGGCCGTCAGAAACCGTCTGCTGAAAAGCTTTCTACGTATGAATGTGGTATAGAGCCGACAGGCACAGCCAGGGAGAGGTTTTCAGTAAAGTTTTATTTAATAGCAATGATGTTTGTTGTGTTTGATATCGAGGTAGTTTTTCTCTATCCCTGGGCGGTTGCGTTTAAGTCATTAAAACTCTTTGGCTTAATTGAAATGGGGATATTCATACTGATTTTACTGTTTTGCTATGTGTATATCTGGAAACGAGGTGCTCTCGAATGGGAATAG
- a CDS encoding NADH-quinone oxidoreductase subunit B: MGIETVFGDNILTTNIDKVVNWARKNSLWPMPFGLACCAIEMMSTVAPRYDLARFGAEVFRFSPRQSDLMIVAGTVTYKMAAVTRKIYDQMPEPKWVIAMGACASSGGIFDTYATVQGVEEILPVDIYIPGCPPRPEALIHAVMELQEKIKKESVLDSGDK; this comes from the coding sequence ATGGGAATAGAGACTGTCTTTGGGGACAATATACTCACTACAAACATTGACAAGGTGGTTAATTGGGCCAGAAAGAACTCACTGTGGCCTATGCCTTTTGGTCTGGCATGTTGTGCCATAGAAATGATGTCAACAGTGGCGCCAAGATACGACCTTGCCAGGTTTGGGGCTGAAGTTTTCAGGTTTTCACCTCGTCAGTCTGACCTGATGATTGTTGCAGGTACAGTTACATATAAAATGGCTGCTGTAACAAGAAAAATTTACGATCAGATGCCGGAACCCAAATGGGTAATCGCGATGGGTGCATGTGCGTCTTCCGGTGGAATTTTTGATACTTATGCTACTGTTCAGGGAGTGGAAGAGATTCTTCCTGTGGATATCTACATACCGGGATGTCCTCCCCGTCCTGAGGCATTGATACATGCAGTAATGGAATTACAGGAAAAAATAAAGAAAGAATCTGTACTGGATAGCGGAGATAAGTAA
- a CDS encoding NADH-quinone oxidoreductase subunit C — protein MLNYPIIFKTMTEDITIGKRLKAAYPEAVIDGKTFRGELTINIKKAFIQRAAEFLHNDNESAFDYLSDLCGVDLSRLDGSNNFEVVYHLYSIKLNHRLRLKVKIPASNPRIDTVTNVWKTADWHERETYDMFGIIFKGHPNLERILTPEGFEGYPLRKDYPLKGRQPKSLKSVYREGR, from the coding sequence TTGTTAAATTATCCTATAATTTTTAAAACCATGACTGAAGATATTACGATAGGGAAAAGGTTAAAAGCAGCGTATCCGGAAGCCGTAATTGACGGAAAAACATTCCGGGGTGAACTCACCATAAATATCAAAAAGGCCTTTATACAAAGGGCTGCTGAATTCCTCCATAATGATAATGAATCAGCCTTTGATTATCTTTCGGATTTGTGTGGTGTTGATTTGTCTCGTTTAGACGGTAGCAATAACTTTGAAGTAGTTTATCATTTATATTCTATAAAGTTAAATCACAGGCTACGTCTTAAAGTGAAAATACCCGCTTCAAATCCAAGAATCGATACGGTCACTAATGTCTGGAAGACTGCTGACTGGCATGAGAGAGAAACCTACGATATGTTTGGCATTATCTTTAAAGGACATCCGAATTTAGAAAGAATTTTAACACCGGAAGGTTTTGAAGGGTATCCATTGAGAAAAGATTATCCGCTTAAAGGCAGACAGCCGAAATCTCTTAAGAGTGTTTACAGAGAAGGAAGATAA